In the Maribacter sp. MJ134 genome, one interval contains:
- a CDS encoding PAS domain-containing protein, which translates to METLSINFLIKDSPTAVAILDKDLNFISHSDEWLKQFCPDSPKIVGVKFVDALPVVPSQLLADLENSLLDKKSVNLGTKFILNNHRTVWLKWRIKAWKTPNDEVGGAIIILEDITEEQREKELLLKAEVVARIGGWEVDLLKNEVYWSAMTRKIHEVSADYKPDLEEGINFYKEGDSREKIMALVNQALSQGKPWDTELIIVTAKKREVWVRTKGEVEFRNGKCVRMFGTFQAIDEKKKAELKYEEIAERLKIATNTANIGIWEYDITSNALLWDANMYKLYGVNKKDFSGEYEAWEAGVHPDDKERGSAEIAQAIFGEKEFDTEFRVLWPNGAVRNIRAIARTERDSNGNAIKMIGTNWDITELKRTKLKLELSKASFEETFQNSATGMALVSLDGKWIKVNKRLCESLGYSEQELLSSTFQDITHPDDVKRGLPLLEEVIAGKRESYQLEKRYYHKNGHLSYALVTVNVIRNIDGSISHLISQILDITSRKEAEHELRETAERLKVATQAASIGIWDYRLAENVVICNENMYTMYDIPRDASDLLDAWMKRIHPDDAARVAEELKNTIEEKLPFNSQFRGVRPNGDIVHFVAFGEAQTDKDGKTFKIIGANWDITELRKMRLKLERSQESFNLTFQNSVAGMALVGLDGKWISVNKGICDSFGYSREELLDITWQEITHPEDLDDDLELLQQVLDEEITTYQLEKRFYHKKGHIIYTLLTVTATRDEDGNLSHLISQLLDITSRIEAERRLRTLVEVTKAQNDSLLNFAHIVSHNLRSHSTNLSMLTKFLKDEESAEERENLNTMLINATSSLSETIQHLNDVVQVRTGALEKMQSISLLNTVHNIEKSIEGLLKEKSAIIKLSIQKSHFVMAVPAYLESILLNLYTNSLKYCSPEREPVITVSSSSKKNYIQIEFRDNGQGIDLERHGNKVFGMYKTFHAHKEAKGIGLFITKNQIESMNGKIWLESKVDNGTTFFIKLKKG; encoded by the coding sequence TTGGAAACCCTATCCATTAATTTTTTAATAAAAGATTCCCCCACAGCTGTAGCCATACTGGATAAGGATTTAAATTTTATAAGTCATTCCGATGAATGGTTAAAACAGTTTTGTCCAGATTCTCCAAAAATAGTAGGTGTCAAATTTGTGGATGCGCTCCCAGTGGTTCCTTCTCAACTCCTCGCTGATTTAGAAAATAGCCTTCTAGACAAAAAAAGCGTAAACCTTGGAACTAAATTCATTCTAAACAACCATAGAACAGTATGGTTGAAATGGAGAATAAAAGCTTGGAAGACACCAAACGACGAAGTAGGAGGGGCTATTATAATTTTAGAAGATATTACAGAAGAACAGCGAGAAAAAGAACTTCTACTAAAAGCCGAAGTTGTGGCAAGGATAGGTGGATGGGAAGTAGACCTGTTGAAAAACGAAGTGTATTGGAGCGCAATGACCAGAAAAATACATGAAGTTTCCGCCGATTACAAACCCGATTTAGAAGAAGGCATTAACTTTTATAAGGAAGGTGATTCTAGAGAAAAAATTATGGCCTTGGTTAATCAGGCCTTATCACAAGGAAAACCATGGGATACCGAACTCATTATAGTTACTGCTAAAAAGAGGGAGGTTTGGGTGCGTACCAAAGGAGAAGTTGAATTTAGGAACGGAAAATGCGTACGAATGTTCGGTACTTTTCAAGCTATCGATGAAAAAAAGAAAGCAGAGCTTAAATATGAGGAAATCGCAGAACGTCTAAAAATAGCTACGAATACCGCAAATATTGGTATTTGGGAGTATGATATTACAAGCAACGCACTTCTTTGGGACGCTAATATGTATAAGCTTTACGGGGTAAATAAGAAAGATTTCTCCGGGGAGTACGAAGCTTGGGAAGCGGGAGTGCATCCAGATGACAAAGAAAGGGGAAGTGCGGAAATAGCTCAGGCAATTTTTGGTGAAAAAGAGTTTGACACCGAATTTAGAGTCCTCTGGCCCAACGGTGCGGTAAGGAACATTAGGGCAATAGCCCGAACCGAAAGGGATTCAAATGGGAATGCCATAAAAATGATCGGGACCAATTGGGATATTACCGAACTTAAAAGAACAAAACTAAAACTGGAGCTTAGTAAGGCATCCTTTGAAGAGACTTTTCAAAACTCTGCAACCGGGATGGCCTTGGTAAGTCTTGATGGTAAATGGATTAAAGTGAACAAACGCCTTTGCGAAAGTTTAGGGTATTCAGAACAAGAACTTCTCAGTTCAACTTTTCAAGATATTACGCATCCTGACGATGTAAAACGGGGGCTTCCCCTATTGGAAGAGGTAATTGCCGGTAAACGGGAGAGTTATCAATTAGAAAAAAGATATTACCATAAAAATGGACATTTGAGCTATGCATTGGTCACCGTTAATGTAATACGCAATATAGATGGTTCCATTTCGCATTTAATTTCCCAAATTTTAGATATCACTTCAAGAAAAGAAGCGGAGCACGAGCTGAGGGAAACCGCGGAACGCTTAAAAGTTGCTACCCAAGCAGCCAGCATAGGCATCTGGGATTATCGATTAGCAGAAAATGTGGTCATATGTAATGAGAATATGTACACCATGTACGATATTCCTAGAGACGCGTCAGATTTATTGGATGCCTGGATGAAAAGAATACATCCGGACGATGCAGCCCGTGTAGCAGAAGAGTTAAAAAATACTATTGAAGAAAAGCTTCCGTTCAATTCGCAATTTAGGGGAGTAAGACCAAACGGAGACATTGTGCATTTTGTAGCCTTTGGCGAAGCTCAAACGGATAAAGACGGTAAGACCTTTAAAATTATAGGTGCAAATTGGGACATTACGGAACTTCGAAAAATGAGGTTGAAGTTAGAGCGAAGTCAAGAATCTTTTAATCTTACTTTTCAGAATTCAGTTGCCGGAATGGCTTTAGTGGGTCTTGATGGTAAGTGGATTTCTGTAAACAAAGGAATTTGTGACAGCTTTGGATATTCTAGAGAAGAACTTTTGGATATTACGTGGCAGGAAATTACGCACCCAGAAGATTTAGACGACGATTTAGAATTATTGCAGCAGGTTCTAGATGAAGAAATCACAACCTACCAGCTTGAAAAACGATTTTATCATAAGAAAGGACATATCATTTACACCTTGCTTACCGTTACGGCGACAAGGGACGAAGATGGTAATCTTAGCCATCTTATTTCCCAATTGTTGGACATTACCTCTAGAATAGAAGCTGAAAGGAGACTCAGAACTTTAGTAGAAGTTACCAAGGCCCAGAACGATAGCTTATTAAACTTTGCCCATATCGTCTCCCATAACTTGAGGTCGCACTCCACCAACTTATCCATGTTGACCAAATTCCTGAAAGATGAAGAAAGTGCCGAGGAAAGGGAAAATTTAAATACCATGTTAATCAATGCTACCAGTAGTCTATCAGAAACTATACAGCATTTAAATGATGTAGTACAAGTAAGAACAGGAGCTTTGGAAAAAATGCAGAGTATTAGTCTGCTCAACACCGTACATAATATTGAAAAAAGCATCGAAGGTCTTCTAAAAGAGAAAAGTGCAATTATAAAACTTAGTATACAAAAATCTCATTTTGTGATGGCGGTACCCGCTTATTTAGAAAGTATACTACTAAATTTGTACACTAATTCCTTAAAATATTGTTCTCCAGAAAGGGAACCGGTCATTACCGTTAGCTCCTCTTCAAAAAAGAACTATATTCAAATAGAATTTAGAGATAATGG